The Stenotrophomonas maltophilia genome includes a region encoding these proteins:
- the nadC gene encoding carboxylating nicotinate-nucleotide diphosphorylase translates to MSALPTPDAAVVAADVARALAEDLGSGDVTAALLPDQADSAYLLCKQDGVIAGRPWFDATHRALDPDVRIEWRVSEGDAVTAGTVLALLHGRSRSLVSAERTSLNFLQTLSGTATTTARYVAAVAGTGTRILDTRKTLPGLRLAQKYAVRCGGGDNHRFGLYDTVMLKENHIRAAGSLAAAVAAARRQWPALPLVVEVEDLAQLRQALEAGCERILLDDFSPDLRREAVRITAGRIPLEVSGSVGLGGLRSIAEDGVDCISIGGLTKHVQAIDLSLKLGPPPG, encoded by the coding sequence ATGAGCGCGCTGCCGACGCCGGATGCGGCCGTTGTCGCCGCCGATGTCGCGCGGGCGCTGGCCGAGGACCTGGGCAGCGGCGACGTCACTGCCGCCCTGCTGCCCGACCAGGCCGACAGTGCTTACCTGCTGTGCAAGCAGGACGGGGTGATTGCCGGCCGTCCGTGGTTCGACGCCACCCACCGCGCACTCGACCCGGACGTGCGCATCGAATGGCGTGTCTCCGAAGGTGACGCGGTCACCGCAGGCACCGTGCTGGCCCTGCTGCACGGGCGCAGCCGCAGCCTGGTCAGCGCCGAGCGCACCTCGCTGAACTTCCTGCAGACGCTGTCTGGCACCGCCACCACCACTGCCCGCTACGTGGCGGCGGTGGCCGGCACCGGCACGCGCATCCTCGACACCCGCAAGACTCTGCCCGGCCTGCGCCTGGCGCAGAAGTACGCAGTGCGCTGTGGCGGCGGTGACAACCACCGCTTCGGCCTCTATGACACAGTGATGCTGAAGGAAAACCACATCCGTGCCGCCGGTTCGCTGGCCGCGGCGGTGGCCGCCGCGCGCCGGCAATGGCCCGCGCTGCCGCTGGTGGTCGAGGTCGAGGACCTGGCCCAGCTGCGCCAGGCGCTGGAAGCCGGTTGCGAGCGCATCCTGCTGGATGACTTCAGCCCCGACCTGCGCCGCGAGGCAGTGCGCATCACGGCCGGCCGCATTCCGCTGGAAGTGTCAGGCAGCGTGGGCCTGGGCGGCCTGCGTTCGATCGCCGAGGACGGCGTTGACTGCATCTCCATCGGTGGACTGACCAAGCACGTGCAGGCCATCGATCTGTCGCTGAAGCTGGGCCCGCCGCCGGGTTGA
- a CDS encoding Trm112 family protein — MDRKLLDLLVSPDTRQPLSLLDGKGLEALNKAISAGAVNKADGNPLAQPLREALVTRDRKQVFRVDDGIPVLLAEEAIPTAQIADFPAA; from the coding sequence ATGGATCGCAAGCTGCTCGACCTGCTGGTGTCGCCGGACACCCGCCAGCCCCTGTCCCTGCTGGATGGCAAGGGCCTGGAAGCCCTCAACAAGGCCATTTCCGCCGGCGCGGTGAACAAGGCCGATGGCAACCCGCTGGCGCAGCCGCTGCGCGAAGCGCTGGTCACCCGCGACCGCAAGCAGGTGTTCCGCGTTGACGACGGCATCCCGGTGCTGCTGGCCGAGGAAGCCATCCCGACCGCCCAGATCGCCGACTTCCCGGCCGCATGA
- a CDS encoding 5-(carboxyamino)imidazole ribonucleotide synthase yields MSLTVGILGGGQLARMMVLAGAPLGLRFQLYDPAADACSGPLAPLTVGAFDDRHALAEFAAKVDVVTFDFENVPADSAQFLADRVPVYPPPAALAVAQDRLSEKTLFQQLGIPLPAFADIRSRDELAAKAAEFGLPCILKTRRLGYDGKGQFRLRSEADIDAAWDALGAQVERTGLILEGFVAFQREVSVVAVRGRDGSFEAWPVTGNWHVDGVLSASVAPAVLSDAEQQAAIGYARRVAEHLQYVGVFALELFCRDGELLANEMAPRVHNSGHWTIEGSETSQFENHLRAVLGLPLGSTRMLGHACMLNWLGAMPDPAPVLGQASGHWHDYGKEPREGRKVGHATLRDDDAAALADALEQVGLELDRQAQVAPAVHALRNR; encoded by the coding sequence ATGAGCCTGACCGTCGGCATCCTGGGCGGCGGCCAGCTCGCCCGCATGATGGTCCTGGCCGGTGCGCCGCTGGGACTGCGCTTCCAGCTGTACGACCCGGCGGCCGACGCCTGCAGTGGCCCGCTGGCGCCGCTCACCGTCGGTGCCTTCGATGACCGCCACGCGCTGGCGGAATTCGCCGCCAAGGTCGATGTGGTCACTTTCGATTTCGAGAACGTGCCCGCAGACAGCGCGCAGTTCCTGGCCGACCGCGTGCCGGTCTATCCGCCGCCGGCCGCGCTGGCGGTGGCCCAGGACCGGTTGAGCGAGAAGACCCTGTTCCAGCAGTTGGGCATCCCGCTGCCGGCCTTCGCTGATATCCGCAGCCGTGACGAGCTGGCTGCGAAGGCGGCTGAGTTTGGCCTGCCGTGCATCCTCAAGACCCGCCGCCTTGGTTATGACGGCAAGGGCCAGTTCCGCCTGCGCAGCGAGGCCGACATCGACGCCGCGTGGGATGCACTGGGCGCGCAGGTCGAGCGTACCGGCCTGATCCTGGAAGGCTTCGTAGCGTTCCAGCGCGAGGTCAGCGTGGTCGCCGTGCGTGGCCGCGATGGCAGCTTCGAAGCCTGGCCGGTCACCGGCAACTGGCATGTCGACGGCGTGCTGTCGGCCAGCGTGGCACCGGCTGTGCTGTCCGATGCCGAGCAGCAGGCCGCGATCGGCTATGCCCGCCGTGTCGCCGAGCACCTGCAGTACGTCGGCGTGTTCGCGCTGGAGCTGTTCTGTCGCGATGGCGAGCTGTTGGCCAACGAGATGGCGCCGCGCGTACACAACTCCGGCCACTGGACCATCGAAGGCAGCGAGACCTCGCAGTTCGAGAACCATCTGCGTGCCGTGCTGGGCCTGCCGCTGGGCAGCACCCGCATGCTCGGCCACGCCTGCATGCTGAACTGGCTGGGCGCGATGCCGGACCCGGCACCGGTGCTGGGCCAGGCCAGCGGCCATTGGCACGACTATGGCAAGGAGCCGCGCGAAGGCCGCAAGGTCGGCCACGCCACGTTGCGCGATGACGATGCTGCCGCGTTGGCCGATGCGCTGGAGCAGGTCGGCCTGGAGCTGGATCGCCAGGCCCAGGTGGCGCCGGCGGTGCACGCGTTGCGCAATCGCTGA
- a CDS encoding superoxide dismutase, translated as MPVELPALPYLSGSLQPHLSAQTLELHHGRHHRAYVDAVNAGILGTEWEDASLEEIVRQAQGKLFDAAAQAWNHGFYWQCLRPRGGGEPQGRLGELVKRQFGDVQRLREEFNRTALGLFGSGWVWLVQHPGGQLGIQATRNAGTPLTGESTPLLCCDVWEHACYTDYQNDRARYLDAFWQMVNWEFAESQLR; from the coding sequence ATGCCTGTCGAATTGCCTGCCCTGCCCTACCTTTCCGGCTCCCTGCAGCCGCACCTGTCCGCACAGACCCTGGAGCTGCACCACGGCCGTCACCATCGCGCCTACGTGGATGCGGTCAATGCCGGCATCCTCGGCACCGAGTGGGAAGACGCGTCACTGGAAGAGATCGTCCGCCAGGCCCAGGGCAAGCTGTTCGATGCGGCCGCCCAGGCGTGGAACCACGGCTTCTACTGGCAGTGCCTGCGACCGCGTGGCGGTGGCGAACCGCAGGGCCGCCTGGGCGAGCTGGTGAAGCGCCAGTTCGGCGACGTGCAGCGCCTGCGCGAGGAATTCAACCGTACCGCACTGGGCCTGTTCGGCTCCGGCTGGGTGTGGCTGGTGCAGCATCCGGGCGGGCAGCTGGGCATCCAGGCGACCCGCAATGCCGGCACGCCGCTGACGGGTGAAAGCACGCCGCTGCTGTGCTGCGATGTCTGGGAGCACGCCTGCTACACCGACTACCAGAATGATCGCGCGCGCTATCTGGACGCGTTCTGGCAGATGGTCAACTGGGAATTCGCTGAGAGCCAGCTACGCTGA
- a CDS encoding cytochrome c1, producing MTDRWMVRLALTATLMLGSFLASAAEGGTKLLQAGNDLGDRASLQRGAQLYMNYCSGCHALKYLRYSRMAQDLGLTEEEVMNNLNFTGSAIGDPIPVAMPKENAEKWFGKMPPDLSLIARVRGSDWVYTYLKSFYLDSSRPLGWNNALFANASMPNPLWEMQGLQHAVHGKAEAPGMDPPVTGLKIETPGSVDAGQYDQAVRDITNFLEYAGEPAALKRQQLGVWVILFLALLTFLLYLLKKEYWKDVH from the coding sequence ATGACTGATCGCTGGATGGTCCGGTTGGCCCTGACGGCCACCCTGATGCTGGGCAGTTTCCTGGCCTCCGCCGCCGAAGGTGGCACCAAGCTGCTGCAGGCCGGCAACGATCTGGGCGACCGCGCTTCGCTGCAGCGCGGCGCGCAGCTGTACATGAACTACTGCTCCGGCTGCCACGCGCTGAAGTACCTGCGCTATTCGCGGATGGCGCAGGACCTGGGCCTGACCGAGGAAGAGGTGATGAACAACCTCAACTTCACCGGCTCGGCGATCGGCGACCCGATCCCGGTGGCGATGCCCAAGGAGAACGCGGAGAAGTGGTTCGGCAAGATGCCGCCCGATCTCAGCCTGATCGCGCGCGTGCGGGGCAGTGACTGGGTCTACACGTACCTCAAGTCGTTCTACCTGGACAGCAGCCGGCCGCTGGGCTGGAACAACGCGCTGTTCGCCAATGCCTCCATGCCCAACCCGCTGTGGGAGATGCAGGGCCTGCAGCATGCGGTCCATGGCAAGGCGGAAGCGCCCGGCATGGACCCGCCGGTGACCGGCCTGAAGATCGAAACGCCGGGTTCGGTTGATGCCGGGCAGTACGACCAGGCGGTGCGGGACATCACCAACTTCCTCGAGTATGCCGGCGAACCGGCCGCGCTCAAGCGCCAGCAGCTGGGCGTGTGGGTGATCCTGTTCCTGGCCCTGCTCACCTTCCTGCTGTACCTGCTGAAGAAGGAATACTGGAAGGACGTTCACTGA
- a CDS encoding glutathione S-transferase N-terminal domain-containing protein has translation MAASVRMRNTLTLFSSNDDVLCHRVRLVLAAKGVTFDFVPVDPQNPPEDLIDLNPYHSVPTLVERELVLYAASVVSEYLDERYPHPPLMPVDPLSRARIRLAMLRIEHDWVPQVQAIQLGNKTQAEAGRKRLKELLTASLPLFKASKFFLNPEMSLADCAMAPIIWRLQSLDVPLPKDGKAIEDYGNRIFRHPGFVRSLTDQEKKLRDLPV, from the coding sequence ATGGCGGCGAGCGTACGCATGCGCAATACACTGACGCTGTTTTCCTCGAACGACGATGTACTGTGCCACCGTGTACGCCTGGTGCTGGCGGCCAAGGGTGTGACCTTCGACTTCGTTCCGGTCGATCCACAGAACCCGCCTGAAGACCTGATCGACCTCAATCCGTATCACTCGGTGCCGACCCTGGTCGAACGCGAGCTGGTGCTGTACGCCGCATCAGTGGTCAGCGAGTACCTGGACGAACGTTATCCGCATCCGCCGCTGATGCCGGTCGATCCGCTCTCGCGTGCGCGCATCCGCCTGGCGATGCTGCGCATCGAGCACGACTGGGTGCCACAGGTGCAGGCCATCCAGCTCGGCAACAAGACCCAGGCCGAGGCTGGCCGCAAGCGCCTGAAGGAGCTGCTGACCGCCTCGCTGCCGCTGTTCAAGGCCAGCAAGTTCTTCCTCAACCCGGAAATGAGCCTGGCCGACTGCGCGATGGCGCCGATCATCTGGCGCCTGCAGTCGCTGGACGTACCGCTGCCGAAGGACGGCAAGGCGATCGAGGACTACGGCAACCGCATCTTCCGCCACCCCGGTTTCGTCCGCAGCCTGACCGATCAGGAAAAGAAGCTGCGCGATCTGCCGGTCTGA
- a CDS encoding DUF3301 domain-containing protein, protein MPTLLLLLIAGGIIYFFWNAARSAAERAVELGRNACRAADVQWLDQAVHATGLRLSRGEDGRLGFERTFKFEYSYDGIDRHVGRMVLRGDQLISFTGPGAARISQIRADVDDAEDV, encoded by the coding sequence ATGCCCACCCTGCTGCTGTTGCTGATTGCCGGCGGAATCATCTATTTCTTCTGGAACGCGGCGCGTTCGGCCGCCGAGCGCGCGGTCGAACTGGGGCGCAATGCCTGCCGTGCTGCCGACGTGCAATGGCTGGATCAGGCGGTGCACGCCACCGGCCTGCGCCTGTCGCGCGGCGAAGATGGCCGGCTCGGCTTCGAACGTACCTTCAAGTTCGAGTATTCCTACGACGGCATCGATCGCCACGTGGGCCGCATGGTGCTGCGCGGCGACCAGCTGATCTCATTCACTGGTCCGGGCGCGGCGCGGATCAGCCAGATCCGCGCGGATGTGGACGATGCCGAGGATGTCTAA
- a CDS encoding DUF2272 domain-containing protein, translating to MRRMLLPACLLLAAAPLSAAAAEACDVPPRFGLSPLAVAIRNTACNEHRLWYRPFIDREGRAASLSVTEAESDHLADNGLIAWQRVAGYWRNSGTLNAMGSIAGASSCLAPLGTRYTDSDCRAFLIDNPWSAAFISWVMVQSGVPGFNTSPRHIDYIRAAYQGGPSGVPYRLVDPATAKPAPGDLLCFLRDRSTTLSYSGLVQALGNGSVGHWKSHCEVVVAANLGGDQTLYLVGGNVMNTVAMRLLQLDRTGLIKLPPARERNSTGIDPGCTPGREDECSFNRQDWAALLQLTATSPLVMPSPTATPMQPTPAPQPVIVPAQPMSSEPQPRR from the coding sequence ATGCGCCGGATGCTCTTGCCTGCCTGCCTGCTGCTGGCCGCGGCACCGTTGTCCGCAGCGGCCGCCGAAGCCTGCGATGTTCCGCCCCGCTTCGGCCTGAGTCCGTTGGCGGTGGCCATCCGCAACACCGCCTGCAATGAGCACCGGCTCTGGTACCGGCCCTTCATCGATCGTGAAGGCCGTGCCGCCAGCCTCAGCGTCACCGAGGCCGAAAGCGATCACCTGGCAGACAATGGCCTGATCGCCTGGCAGCGCGTGGCCGGCTACTGGCGCAACAGCGGCACGCTCAATGCGATGGGCAGCATCGCGGGCGCCAGCAGCTGCCTGGCGCCGTTGGGCACGCGCTACACCGACAGCGACTGCCGCGCCTTCCTGATCGACAACCCATGGTCGGCCGCGTTCATTTCCTGGGTGATGGTGCAGTCCGGCGTTCCTGGCTTCAATACGTCGCCACGCCACATCGACTACATCCGTGCCGCCTACCAGGGCGGCCCCTCGGGCGTGCCGTACCGGCTGGTCGACCCGGCCACGGCCAAACCCGCACCGGGCGACCTGCTGTGCTTCCTGCGCGACCGCAGCACCACGCTCAGCTACAGCGGGCTGGTGCAGGCACTGGGCAATGGCTCGGTGGGCCACTGGAAATCGCATTGCGAAGTGGTGGTGGCGGCCAACCTCGGCGGCGACCAGACCCTGTACCTGGTCGGTGGCAACGTGATGAACACCGTAGCGATGCGGTTGCTGCAGCTGGATCGTACGGGGCTGATCAAGCTGCCTCCGGCACGCGAACGCAACAGCACCGGCATCGACCCCGGCTGCACACCAGGTCGCGAGGACGAATGCAGCTTCAACCGGCAGGACTGGGCAGCGCTGCTGCAGCTGACTGCAACCTCACCGCTGGTGATGCCCTCGCCCACTGCGACGCCGATGCAGCCCACTCCGGCACCGCAACCGGTCATCGTGCCCGCGCAGCCGATGTCCAGCGAACCGCAGCCGCGGCGGTGA
- the purE gene encoding 5-(carboxyamino)imidazole ribonucleotide mutase, with product MTPNPIAPLVGIVMGSRSDWETMQHAAQKLEALGVPFEVKVVSAHRTPDVLFSYAEQAGPRGLRAIIAGAGGAAHLPGMIAAKTAVPVLGVPVQSKALNGMDSLLSIVQMPAGIPVATFAIGNAGASNAALFAAAMLASDQPAIGQALDAFRARQTEDVMAHDDPRQ from the coding sequence ATGACCCCCAACCCGATCGCGCCGCTTGTCGGCATCGTCATGGGTTCCCGTTCCGACTGGGAAACCATGCAGCACGCCGCCCAGAAGCTTGAAGCCCTGGGTGTTCCGTTCGAAGTGAAGGTGGTGTCCGCGCATCGGACGCCGGATGTGTTGTTCAGTTACGCCGAGCAGGCGGGCCCGCGTGGCCTGCGCGCGATCATCGCCGGTGCCGGCGGGGCCGCCCACCTGCCGGGCATGATCGCCGCCAAGACCGCCGTGCCGGTGCTGGGCGTGCCGGTGCAGTCCAAGGCCCTCAACGGCATGGATTCGCTGCTGTCGATCGTGCAGATGCCGGCCGGCATCCCGGTCGCCACCTTCGCCATCGGCAATGCCGGCGCGTCCAACGCGGCGCTGTTCGCTGCTGCGATGCTGGCCAGCGACCAGCCGGCGATCGGCCAGGCGCTCGACGCCTTCCGTGCACGCCAGACCGAAGACGTGATGGCCCACGACGATCCGCGCCAATGA
- a CDS encoding carboxymuconolactone decarboxylase family protein codes for MLDWNAYRKELKGRIGEIGKLSPDTVKGYATLANAGAQTNHLDAKTRELIALAVAVTTRCDGCITVHVDAALKHGASREEIAEALGVAVSLNAGAALVYSARVMDAVAAHENA; via the coding sequence ATGCTCGACTGGAATGCCTACCGCAAGGAACTGAAGGGCCGTATCGGTGAGATCGGCAAGCTCTCACCGGATACGGTCAAGGGCTACGCCACCCTGGCTAACGCTGGCGCGCAGACCAACCACCTCGATGCGAAGACCCGCGAGCTGATCGCGTTGGCGGTGGCGGTGACCACCCGCTGCGACGGCTGCATCACCGTGCACGTGGATGCAGCGCTGAAGCATGGTGCCAGCCGCGAGGAAATCGCCGAGGCGCTGGGCGTGGCGGTGTCGCTCAACGCCGGTGCGGCGCTGGTGTACTCGGCGCGGGTGATGGATGCGGTGGCCGCGCACGAGAACGCGTGA
- a CDS encoding ClpXP protease specificity-enhancing factor, with the protein MTEDFFHMTSHRPYLLRALVEWINDNQLTPHILVDAGVPGVQVPPSAVKDGRVVLNIAERAVVRLMIDNEMVSFSARFSGTSYPVQVPISAVLAVYARETGQGMALPDDIPGNETAPTSDELLHEEGTPPDDTPPASPPPKGRPNLRVVK; encoded by the coding sequence ATGACCGAAGACTTCTTCCACATGACCAGCCACCGCCCGTACCTGCTGCGGGCGCTGGTGGAATGGATCAACGACAACCAGCTGACCCCGCACATCCTGGTCGACGCCGGCGTTCCCGGCGTGCAGGTCCCGCCTTCGGCGGTCAAGGATGGCCGGGTCGTGCTCAACATCGCCGAACGTGCTGTCGTGCGGCTGATGATCGACAACGAGATGGTGAGCTTCTCGGCGCGCTTCTCCGGTACCAGCTACCCGGTGCAGGTGCCGATCAGCGCCGTGCTGGCCGTCTACGCCCGCGAGACCGGGCAGGGCATGGCGCTACCGGATGACATCCCGGGCAACGAGACCGCTCCGACCAGCGATGAGCTGCTGCACGAGGAAGGCACGCCGCCGGACGATACGCCGCCAGCCAGCCCGCCGCCGAAGGGGCGCCCGAACCTGCGCGTGGTCAAGTAA